One stretch of Aquimarina sp. Aq107 DNA includes these proteins:
- the bglX gene encoding beta-glucosidase BglX produces the protein MIPKYSFSQNKKEKESSDRIEKKVDSLIAIMTLKEKIGQLVLYNGSWDVTGPPSDVGNKEKYEKLRNGEVGAMLNATSVAGTKELQKTVIENSRLKIPLLFGYDVIHGFKTIFPIPLGESASWDLEAIKKSSSIAAKEATASGINWAFGPMMDISRDARWGRVMEGAGEDPFLASKIAVARIEGFQGDDLSKNNTLAACAKHFAAYGFAEGGRDYNTVSIGEYELHNTVLPPFKAAVDAGVASMMSSFNEIDGIPATGHKGLQRDILKKTWDWDGFIVSDWASIAEMVFHGYAKDKTHAAELAMNAGNDMDMEGRAYEAGLEQLVKQGKVDEKLIEEAAKRILRVKFKLGLFDDPFRYCDENREKKDIYTKEHLEAARDVARKSIVLLKNDKNILPLKKNMKSIAVIGPLADDKDTPIGSWRGMATPNSAVSLLEGIKSKVEKTTKISYAKGVELGVGERSFVRDLKVNRDDFSGIEEAVKVAKDAEVVVLAIGEEAFQSGEARSQVSIELTKPQQKLFEEIYAVNKNIVVVLMNGRPMAISNVAEKAPSILETWHLGSTSGSAIADVLFGDYNPSGKLPVSFPRHVGQLPIYYNVKNTGRPVNADGMVFWSHYTDEKNDALFSFGHGLSYTKFNYKDFKISSPSFTTGGDLSVSVTVTNVGDRKGKEVVQLYIRDLFGSLTRPVKELKDFKIVELNPKESQTVTFKIDEKTIQFYTANKKWEAEPGDFKVFVGGSSKTDLEINFSFKK, from the coding sequence ATGATACCGAAATATAGTTTCTCCCAAAATAAGAAGGAAAAAGAATCTTCTGATCGTATAGAAAAGAAAGTAGATTCTCTTATAGCTATTATGACGCTAAAAGAAAAAATAGGTCAGCTTGTGTTATATAATGGAAGCTGGGATGTAACTGGGCCACCTTCTGATGTAGGCAATAAAGAAAAATATGAAAAACTTAGAAATGGTGAAGTGGGAGCAATGCTTAATGCCACTTCTGTAGCGGGAACTAAGGAATTGCAGAAAACGGTTATTGAAAATTCAAGGTTAAAGATTCCATTACTTTTTGGGTATGATGTGATTCATGGCTTTAAAACAATTTTTCCAATTCCTTTAGGAGAAAGTGCAAGTTGGGATTTAGAGGCAATAAAAAAGTCTTCGTCTATAGCCGCAAAAGAGGCAACAGCTTCTGGAATAAATTGGGCATTTGGACCAATGATGGATATTTCGAGAGATGCTCGTTGGGGTAGGGTTATGGAAGGAGCTGGAGAAGATCCTTTTTTAGCTTCTAAGATTGCGGTTGCAAGAATCGAAGGTTTTCAGGGAGATGATTTGTCCAAGAATAATACACTAGCGGCTTGCGCTAAACATTTTGCTGCATATGGTTTTGCAGAAGGTGGTAGAGATTATAATACAGTAAGTATTGGAGAATATGAATTGCATAATACTGTGTTGCCTCCATTTAAAGCTGCTGTGGATGCAGGTGTTGCTTCTATGATGAGTTCATTTAATGAAATTGATGGTATACCAGCAACAGGACACAAAGGATTGCAGAGAGATATTCTAAAGAAAACCTGGGATTGGGATGGATTTATAGTTTCGGATTGGGCTTCTATTGCAGAAATGGTATTTCATGGATACGCTAAGGATAAAACACATGCGGCAGAATTAGCAATGAACGCTGGTAATGATATGGATATGGAAGGTAGAGCTTATGAAGCAGGTTTAGAACAGTTAGTAAAACAGGGAAAGGTCGATGAAAAATTAATTGAAGAAGCAGCTAAGCGAATACTTAGGGTTAAGTTTAAATTAGGATTATTTGATGATCCATTTAGATATTGTGATGAAAATCGTGAGAAAAAAGATATATATACTAAAGAGCATTTAGAAGCGGCTAGAGATGTAGCAAGAAAATCTATTGTTTTGCTCAAGAATGATAAAAATATTCTACCACTTAAAAAAAACATGAAGAGTATTGCCGTAATAGGACCATTGGCAGATGATAAGGATACTCCTATTGGAAGTTGGAGAGGTATGGCAACACCTAATTCTGCAGTATCTCTTTTAGAAGGAATTAAATCTAAAGTAGAAAAAACTACTAAAATATCATATGCAAAAGGAGTGGAACTAGGCGTAGGAGAAAGGAGTTTTGTAAGGGATTTAAAAGTGAATAGAGATGATTTTAGTGGTATTGAAGAAGCAGTAAAAGTAGCTAAAGATGCAGAGGTTGTTGTTTTAGCTATTGGAGAGGAAGCTTTTCAATCTGGGGAGGCAAGAAGTCAAGTAAGTATTGAATTGACAAAACCGCAGCAAAAATTATTCGAAGAGATTTATGCAGTAAACAAAAATATAGTAGTTGTACTTATGAATGGTCGACCTATGGCAATCTCTAATGTTGCAGAAAAAGCACCTTCTATCTTAGAGACATGGCATTTGGGTTCAACATCAGGGAGTGCAATTGCTGATGTGTTATTTGGAGATTATAATCCTTCAGGTAAATTACCAGTCTCTTTTCCAAGACATGTTGGGCAATTACCTATATACTATAACGTAAAGAATACAGGAAGACCGGTTAATGCTGACGGAATGGTGTTTTGGTCGCATTATACTGATGAAAAGAATGATGCCTTATTTTCTTTCGGACATGGATTAAGTTATACGAAGTTTAATTATAAAGATTTTAAAATAAGTTCGCCATCTTTTACTACTGGAGGGGATTTGTCAGTCTCTGTGACAGTTACTAACGTAGGTGATAGAAAAGGGAAAGAAGTAGTTCAGCTTTATATTCGAGATTTGTTTGGAAGTTTAACACGTCCGGTTAAAGAGTTAAAAGACTTTAAAATAGTAGAATTAAACCCTAAAGAAAGCCAGACAGTAACTTTTAAAATTGACGAAAAAACAATTCAATTTTATACTGCCAATAAGAAGTGGGAAGCTGAACCTGGTGATTTTAAAGTATTCGTTGGAGGTAGTTCAAAAACAGATTTAGAAATTAATTTTTCTTTTAAAAAATAA